In Capsicum annuum cultivar UCD-10X-F1 chromosome 7, UCD10Xv1.1, whole genome shotgun sequence, one genomic interval encodes:
- the LOC107878517 gene encoding uncharacterized protein LOC107878517 isoform X1 yields the protein MKNQNTLNPTPKGLFCIFLSRGFTLHKHYGKLKLIPPPADLRSPTPPVYTIPIPAVLLCEENPRVLSCFRNKEMNFGRLKNLVAAAAIEGVTEARARIFGHVLNPTGQRSPHKVLRKKLIGEKVSQWYPHDIMKDDPLVMARQEQERLSKLEMLKRRGKGPPKKGQGKQAKKRNK from the exons ATGAAGAACCAAAATACACTTAACCCTACACCAAAAGGActcttttgtatttttctctctCGGGGTTTTACATTACACAAGCACTATGGAAAGTTAAAACTAATACCGCCGCCCGCCGACCTCCGATCGCCGACGCCACCGGTATATACTATTCCGATTCCG GCTGTGCTTCTTTGTGAAGAGAATCCGCGTGTACTGAGCTGCTTTCGGAACAAAGAAATGAACTTTGGGAGACTGAAGAATTTGGTAGCTGCTGCAGCCATTGAAGGGGTGACTGAGGCAAGGGCCAGGATATTCGGTCATGTGCTTAATCCAACTGGACAGAGATCACCCCATAAGGTTTTACGCAAGAAGCTCATCGGTGAGAAGGTTTCACAATGGTACCCACATGATATCATGAAAGATGATCCTCTTGTGATGGCACGTCAAGAGCAAGAGCGCCTGAGCAAGCTTGAAATGCTGAAACGTCGTGGAAAGGGACCTCCTAAGAAGGGTCAAGGCAAGCAGGCTAAAAAGCGCAACAAATAG
- the LOC107878517 gene encoding uncharacterized protein LOC107878517 isoform X2: MKNQNTLNPTPKGLFCIFLSRGFTLHKHYGKLKLIPPPADLRSPTPPAVLLCEENPRVLSCFRNKEMNFGRLKNLVAAAAIEGVTEARARIFGHVLNPTGQRSPHKVLRKKLIGEKVSQWYPHDIMKDDPLVMARQEQERLSKLEMLKRRGKGPPKKGQGKQAKKRNK; encoded by the exons ATGAAGAACCAAAATACACTTAACCCTACACCAAAAGGActcttttgtatttttctctctCGGGGTTTTACATTACACAAGCACTATGGAAAGTTAAAACTAATACCGCCGCCCGCCGACCTCCGATCGCCGACGCCACCG GCTGTGCTTCTTTGTGAAGAGAATCCGCGTGTACTGAGCTGCTTTCGGAACAAAGAAATGAACTTTGGGAGACTGAAGAATTTGGTAGCTGCTGCAGCCATTGAAGGGGTGACTGAGGCAAGGGCCAGGATATTCGGTCATGTGCTTAATCCAACTGGACAGAGATCACCCCATAAGGTTTTACGCAAGAAGCTCATCGGTGAGAAGGTTTCACAATGGTACCCACATGATATCATGAAAGATGATCCTCTTGTGATGGCACGTCAAGAGCAAGAGCGCCTGAGCAAGCTTGAAATGCTGAAACGTCGTGGAAAGGGACCTCCTAAGAAGGGTCAAGGCAAGCAGGCTAAAAAGCGCAACAAATAG